The DNA region CAGCTATGCCATATTTTAGAAACTCTGTAATCTCTGCATTAAAACCAACTATAGCAAGCATGGCTACCATCGGGATTGTTTATCTACCTGGAATGATGACAGGACAAATTCTTGGCGGAGCTAACCCTCAAACTGCTATAAAATATCAGATAGCTATTATGTTGGCCATACTTTTGTCAGTTTCACTCTCTGTCACACTTACCATTATTTTTACTATTAAAAGTAGTTTTGACGAATATGGTATAATAAAAGATGATGTATTTCAACAAAGTTAATATACAAAAGTATTTCGATTATTATTTGTAAATTTTTTCATAATAACTATCAATACATTCTTAGGTACTACTGAATCCAAAGTGGACCACATTTCTAAGGTAAAAGGAGGGGGATTCGCCAAAGACGAAGGCAAGTTGCGGTATATTCTTTATTGCACTTAGCAAAAAAGTTAAAAAATTCACAGTTAGAATTATGAAATTATTTTTATAAAATTTTAAGTTTTAAAATTTCTAAAGTGAGTAAATATATTTTAATCAGGGGTGAATTATGTTTAAAAATTGGAAATTGAGAGCAAAACTTTTGTTTAATTTAAGCATTTCCTTAGCAGCTATTGTTTTAATTGTAATTTTAGGAGCTAATCAATTGAATAGTCTTTTTGATGAAATGAAATTATATCTATACGATACCTCTTTTCACACTCAGAACTTAATTCTTAATGCTGATAGAGATATGTACCAAGCAATGTTGGCAAAGAATCAAATTTTAATGAATATTGGCAATCAAAAATTAATCGAACAATATGAAAAAGATTTTGAAGAAAATATCCAACAAACTTTTGACAGAATCAACCAGGCAAGCAATTTGTTTTATTCTGATAAAAAAATAGCAGATTTAATAGTTGATCTAAAACATCCTGATTCGAGTATGACTTTTGACCAAAATTATAAACTTTTTAGTAGTGAATTTACAAAATGGATAAATCAGTCAAGAAATGAGATTTCCCAAGCAAAAAGGGCTAACATTGATTCAAGTGCTTTATTTGAAAGGTCCTTACAAACCAATACTTTCTTTGATACCTCAAGAGAATCAGTCAATCAAATGGGTGAATTATCTGAACTCTTTGCTCAAACTATGATTGAATTAGAACAAGAAACTAAAAACAACTTTTTAATTTTATTATACATATTCATGATAGTCGTTATTGCTGTTGTTTTACTCATTTCAGAACTTATCATGAGAAATACTACAAATTCTGTTAAGAAGCTCTCTAATTCGATAGAAGCATTTGGTAAAGGTAATATAAATGTTGATTTTGCTTTAGAAGGCAAAGATGAATTTGCGATTATGTCTAATTCGCTAAAGGAAATGCAAAAAAATTTAAAAACCTTAGTTGAAAAAACAGTAACATATGCATCAAATATTAAAAGTGCTTCTATGGATTTATCGTCTGTTTCGCAAGAATGGAACGCAACGAGTGAAGAACTTTTCGCTAATGCATCAAATCTTAAGCAAAGATCAGAAAATGTTGCTTCTTCTTTAGAAGAAGTGACCTCAAGTGTTCAAGAAATTGCCGCAGGTGCTCAGAATGTTTCTCAAGCCTCTCAAGAACTTTTAGAATCAGCCAACAATACAATCAATGCATCTGAAGAAGGATCAAAAACAATTCGAGAAATCGTAAATTCATTTAAAAATATTTCTGATAGTGCCGAAAAGACAGAAAAAATATCTGAAGAATTATCTGGAAAGGTTAGAAATATTGGAGAAATAGTAAACACAATTGATAACATAACAGAACAAACAAATCTTTTAGCGCTAAATGCTGCTATTGAAGCAGCAAGAGCAGGAGAAGCAGGTAGAGGATTTGCTGTAGTTGCTGAAGAAATAAGAAATCTTGCCGAAGAATCAAGAGCTGCCACGTCACAAATAGAAAATATTTTAAATGATATTAAAAATGGGGTTCTAAATGTTTCAGGTTCTGTTAAAACAACCTACAATGAAATTTCTAATACAAATTCTCAAATACAAAAAATCAATTCTCAATTCATCACTATTTCAAAACAAGTTAATCAAATAACACAAAGAATTGAGGATTTGACCGCTATTTCCGAGGAACAATCAGCTTCTACTCAAGAAATGAGTTCAGCGATGGATAATTCCGCAAAATCTGTTAATGAAATTAATGAACAAATAATTGAAATTAGCGAAGCTTTAAATAATCAGACAAAGACATCAGAAATTCTCACAACAAATAGCGATGAATTACTCAAAATATCTACTGAATTGGAAAGTATGTTGAAATTTTTCAAATTAAGTTAAATAGTTTTTTATTAATAGGGGACTTAGTCCCCTATTTTTATTTTAATATTGAATATGAAATAGCCAAATTAGTGAATTTTATTTGTTTTAAGAGACTATGATATAATTTTAGTAGATGACTAAATGTTGGAGTGACGGATTTTGGATAACAAAAATAAATCTTTTTATGTGTATGAATTTTTAACTGTGCTTTTTTTGATTATTTTAACTCTATCATTACTTTATATAAGAGTTAATAAAACTTTTTTACAAAAATCAGAAGTCCAGTTTTCTTCTAATAGTGAAGAAGATAAGACTGATGCCGATCAAAATTTAAAATCACCTACATATGGAATAATAATTGCAGGTTATGAAGGATTTTATGTATACGACACGACAAATAAAAAAGTGATTTCTCATATAACTAC from Petrotoga sp. 9PWA.NaAc.5.4 includes:
- a CDS encoding methyl-accepting chemotaxis protein, whose translation is MFKNWKLRAKLLFNLSISLAAIVLIVILGANQLNSLFDEMKLYLYDTSFHTQNLILNADRDMYQAMLAKNQILMNIGNQKLIEQYEKDFEENIQQTFDRINQASNLFYSDKKIADLIVDLKHPDSSMTFDQNYKLFSSEFTKWINQSRNEISQAKRANIDSSALFERSLQTNTFFDTSRESVNQMGELSELFAQTMIELEQETKNNFLILLYIFMIVVIAVVLLISELIMRNTTNSVKKLSNSIEAFGKGNINVDFALEGKDEFAIMSNSLKEMQKNLKTLVEKTVTYASNIKSASMDLSSVSQEWNATSEELFANASNLKQRSENVASSLEEVTSSVQEIAAGAQNVSQASQELLESANNTINASEEGSKTIREIVNSFKNISDSAEKTEKISEELSGKVRNIGEIVNTIDNITEQTNLLALNAAIEAARAGEAGRGFAVVAEEIRNLAEESRAATSQIENILNDIKNGVLNVSGSVKTTYNEISNTNSQIQKINSQFITISKQVNQITQRIEDLTAISEEQSASTQEMSSAMDNSAKSVNEINEQIIEISEALNNQTKTSEILTTNSDELLKISTELESMLKFFKLS